In Papaver somniferum cultivar HN1 chromosome 1, ASM357369v1, whole genome shotgun sequence, a genomic segment contains:
- the LOC113277829 gene encoding N-methyltransferase 4, with amino-acid sequence MDSKDQHGTKILERLVKGEIGDEELKELIRIRFEKRLQCGYKPTPQDQLASEMAFIKSLKDMKMSGELEAVNTELYELPTAAVAATLGSTLKQSACYFKEESMSIDEAEIAAYELDCERAQIKDGQTILDIGCGFGGLVLHIAQKYKNSHVTGLTNSAEQRNYIMLQVEKLSLSNVDVILADVTKHEFENEKKFDRILVVEAIEHMKNIQLFLKKISNWMKDEDSFLFVVHLCHKAFSQHFEALDEDDWYTSYVLPEGSVTYLSASALLYFQDDVSVVDQWLLNGMHMARSQEEWFKRFKINLEAASKALTAGLGSEEAANQVNIQYKTFFMGYVVQFSFNNGEEWMISHYLFKKK; translated from the exons ATGGATTCTAAAGATCAACATGGTACAAAAATATTAGAGAGATTGGTGAAGGGAGAAATTGGAGATGAGGAACTGAAGGAGCTCATTAGAATTCGGTTTGAAAAGAGATTGCAATGTGGTTATAAACCCACTCCCCAAGACCAACTTGCTTCCGAGATGGCCTTCATAAAAT CCTTGAAAGATATGAAGATGTCAGGAGAATTGGAGGCTGTGAACACCGAGCTATATGAATTACCTACAGCTGCTGTTGCAGCCACTCTTGGAAGCACCCTCAAACAAAG TGCTTGTTACTTCAAAGAGGAATCCATGTCGATAGACGAAGCAGAGATTGCTGCATACGAGTTGGACTGCGAACGAGCACAAATAAAAGACGGGCAAACTATACTTGACATTGGTTGCGGCTTTGGGGGTTTAGTTCTTCATATTGCTCAGAAATATAAGAATTCTCATGTTACAGGATTGACTAATTCCGCCGAGCAAAGAAATTATATTATGTTGCAAGTAGA GAAGCTTAGCTTATCAAATGTGGACGTTATATTAGCTGATGTGACTAAGCACGAGTTCGAAAATGAGAAGAAATTTGATCGAATATTAGTTGTTGAAGCCATAGAG CACATGAAAAACATTCAGCTGTTTCTGAAGAAAATCTCAAACTGGATGAAAGATGAAGATAGTTTCCTTTTTGTGGTGCACCTTTGCCACAAGGCATTTAGTCAACATTTTGAG GCACTTGATGAGGATGATTGGTATACCAGTTACGTACTTCCGGAAGGGAGCGTGACTTACCTGtctgcttcagctcttctatATTTTCAG GATGATGTCTCCGTCGTGGACCAATGGTTGTTGAACGGAATGCACATGGCACGTTCACA GGAGGAATGGTTCAAGAGATTTAAAATAAATTTGGAAGCCGCAAGTAAAGCACTAACGGCGGGACTTGGAAGTGAAGAAGCAGCGAACCAAGTTAATATTCAATATAAGACATTCTTTATGGGGTATGTCGTGCAATTCTCATTTAACAATGGAGAAGAATGGATGATTTCACATTATCTCTTCAAGAAAAAGTAA